From a region of the Tateyamaria omphalii genome:
- the carB gene encoding carbamoyl-phosphate synthase large subunit, giving the protein MPKRTDIKSIMIIGAGPIVIGQACEFDYSGAQACKALREEGYRVILVNSNPATIMTDPGLADATYIEPITPEVVAKIIEKERPDALLPTMGGQTGLNTSLSLEEMGVLDKFGVEMIGAKRDAIEMAEDRKLFREAMDRLGIENPRATIVTAPKDDKGNKDLAAGVALALETLEDIGLPAIIRPAFTLGGTGGGVAYNREDYEAICRSGMDASPVGQILVDESLLGWKEYEMEVVRDTADNAIIVCSIENVDPMGVHTGDSITVAPALTLTDKEYQIMRNHSIAVLREIGVETGGSNVQWAINPDDGRMVVIEMNPRVSRSSALASKATGFPIAKIAAKLAVGYTLDELDNDITKVTPASFEPTIDYVVTKIPKFAFEKFPGSEATLTTAMKSVGEVMAIGRTFHESLQKAMASMESGLVGLDDIDIPGAPDKAAVVKAISAQTPDRLRLIAQAMRHGLSDDDIFAATKFDPWFLARIREIVDMEAQVRDAGLPMTEEGLRALKMMGFTDARLGQLTGRDEAQVRRARENLGVRAVFKRIDTCAAEFEAQTPYMYSTYETPVFGDVECEARPSDRKKVVILGGGPNRIGQGIEFDYCCCHACFALTDAGYETIMINCNPETVSTDYDTSDRLYFEPLTFEHVMEILRVEQDNGTLHGVIVQFGGQTPLKLANALEDAGIPILGTTPDAIDLAEDRERFQALVNDLGLKQPKNGIAHSDAEALEIADDIGFPLVIRPSYVLGGRAMEIVRDQANLERYISEAVVVSGDSPVLLDSYLAGAVELDVDALCDGTDVHVAGIMQHIEEAGVHSGDSACSLPPYSLPSDVIAEIEAQTHALAKALNVVGLMNVQFAIQGNDIFLIEVNPRASRTVPFVAKSTDSAIASIAARVMAGEPLSNFPQRPAYDADASYDSVLPLADPMTLADPNMPWFSVKEAVLPFARFPGVDTILGPEMRSTGEVMGWDRTFARAFLKAQMGAGMVLPNAGCTFISIKDMDKTPQMLEAAQILHGMGFTTVATSGTAAWLETNGVPCRTVNKVYEGRPDVTDMMKDDGIQLVFNTTEGAQAVEDSKSIRSIALYDKIPYFTTAAGAYAAALAIREQSQGDVGVKALQG; this is encoded by the coding sequence ATGCCAAAGCGTACCGACATCAAGTCGATCATGATCATCGGCGCGGGCCCCATTGTGATCGGGCAGGCCTGCGAGTTCGACTATTCCGGTGCGCAAGCCTGCAAGGCGCTGCGGGAAGAAGGATACCGGGTCATCCTGGTGAACTCGAACCCGGCCACCATTATGACCGATCCGGGCCTCGCCGACGCAACATACATTGAGCCGATTACACCCGAGGTTGTCGCCAAGATCATCGAAAAGGAACGGCCGGACGCGCTGCTGCCCACAATGGGCGGACAGACCGGGTTGAACACGTCGCTCAGCTTGGAAGAAATGGGCGTGCTGGACAAGTTCGGGGTCGAGATGATCGGCGCCAAGCGTGACGCCATCGAGATGGCCGAGGACCGCAAGCTGTTCCGCGAAGCGATGGACAGGCTGGGCATCGAAAATCCACGCGCGACCATCGTCACCGCGCCCAAGGACGACAAGGGCAACAAGGATCTGGCCGCAGGCGTTGCGCTGGCGCTGGAGACGTTGGAAGACATTGGCCTGCCAGCCATCATCCGGCCCGCCTTTACGCTAGGTGGCACAGGCGGCGGCGTCGCGTACAACCGCGAGGATTATGAAGCGATCTGCCGGTCAGGCATGGACGCAAGCCCCGTGGGTCAGATCCTGGTCGATGAGAGCCTGCTGGGCTGGAAGGAATACGAGATGGAGGTGGTGCGCGACACTGCCGACAACGCCATCATCGTCTGTTCCATCGAAAACGTGGACCCGATGGGCGTGCACACGGGCGACTCGATTACCGTTGCCCCTGCCCTGACGCTGACGGACAAAGAATACCAGATCATGCGCAACCACTCGATTGCGGTCCTGCGTGAGATCGGAGTGGAAACCGGTGGGTCGAACGTGCAATGGGCGATCAACCCGGATGACGGGCGCATGGTGGTGATCGAAATGAACCCGCGCGTGTCGCGGTCATCGGCCCTTGCATCGAAAGCGACCGGCTTTCCCATCGCCAAAATCGCGGCGAAGCTGGCCGTGGGTTACACGCTCGATGAGCTGGACAACGACATCACCAAGGTCACGCCCGCCTCGTTTGAGCCGACGATTGACTATGTGGTCACCAAGATCCCGAAATTCGCGTTCGAGAAATTCCCCGGCTCCGAAGCAACGCTGACCACCGCCATGAAATCCGTGGGCGAGGTCATGGCGATTGGCCGGACCTTCCACGAGTCGCTGCAAAAGGCGATGGCATCAATGGAATCGGGCCTGGTGGGCCTCGATGACATCGACATCCCGGGCGCGCCGGACAAGGCCGCGGTGGTCAAAGCAATATCGGCCCAGACCCCGGACCGCTTGCGCCTGATCGCGCAAGCCATGCGCCACGGATTGAGCGACGATGACATCTTTGCCGCGACCAAGTTCGACCCGTGGTTCCTGGCCCGCATCCGCGAGATCGTGGACATGGAGGCGCAGGTGCGCGACGCTGGCTTGCCGATGACCGAAGAAGGTCTGCGCGCCCTCAAGATGATGGGGTTCACAGATGCCCGCTTGGGCCAGTTGACCGGACGGGACGAGGCGCAGGTGCGCCGTGCGCGCGAAAACCTGGGCGTGCGGGCCGTCTTCAAACGGATTGACACCTGCGCCGCCGAATTCGAGGCGCAGACGCCCTACATGTACTCGACCTATGAAACGCCGGTATTCGGCGACGTCGAATGCGAAGCGCGCCCGTCGGACCGTAAAAAGGTGGTAATCCTTGGCGGTGGCCCCAACCGGATCGGCCAGGGGATCGAGTTCGACTATTGCTGTTGTCACGCCTGCTTTGCACTGACCGACGCGGGCTATGAGACGATCATGATCAACTGCAACCCCGAGACGGTCAGCACCGACTACGACACCTCGGACCGGTTGTATTTCGAGCCGCTGACATTCGAACATGTGATGGAAATCCTGCGGGTCGAGCAGGACAATGGCACCCTGCACGGCGTCATCGTTCAGTTCGGCGGTCAGACCCCACTGAAGCTGGCCAACGCGTTGGAAGATGCGGGCATTCCGATCCTGGGCACCACACCTGACGCCATCGACCTCGCCGAAGATCGTGAACGGTTCCAGGCGCTGGTGAACGATCTCGGGCTCAAGCAGCCCAAGAACGGCATCGCGCACTCCGACGCTGAAGCGCTTGAAATTGCAGATGATATTGGTTTCCCATTGGTCATCCGCCCGTCCTATGTCCTGGGCGGCCGCGCGATGGAAATCGTGCGTGATCAAGCGAACCTTGAGCGGTATATCTCAGAAGCCGTCGTCGTATCGGGCGACAGCCCCGTGCTGCTCGACAGCTACCTCGCCGGTGCGGTCGAGTTGGATGTGGACGCGCTTTGCGACGGGACGGACGTACATGTTGCCGGCATCATGCAGCACATCGAAGAGGCGGGCGTGCATTCGGGCGACAGCGCCTGTTCCCTGCCCCCGTATTCCCTGCCCTCCGACGTGATTGCCGAGATTGAGGCGCAGACTCATGCGCTGGCCAAGGCGTTGAATGTGGTTGGCCTGATGAACGTCCAATTCGCGATCCAGGGCAACGACATCTTCCTGATCGAAGTGAATCCACGCGCCTCGCGCACCGTGCCATTCGTCGCAAAATCCACCGACAGTGCCATTGCGTCCATCGCCGCCCGCGTCATGGCGGGAGAGCCACTGTCGAACTTCCCCCAGCGTCCCGCCTATGACGCAGACGCCAGTTATGACAGCGTGTTGCCGCTGGCCGATCCGATGACGCTGGCCGACCCGAACATGCCGTGGTTCTCGGTCAAGGAAGCGGTGCTGCCCTTTGCCCGTTTCCCCGGTGTGGACACGATCCTTGGACCCGAAATGCGCTCAACAGGCGAGGTCATGGGCTGGGACCGCACCTTTGCGCGCGCATTCCTCAAGGCGCAGATGGGGGCTGGCATGGTGTTGCCGAACGCGGGCTGCACCTTCATCTCGATCAAGGATATGGACAAGACGCCCCAGATGCTTGAAGCGGCTCAAATCCTGCACGGCATGGGCTTCACGACTGTGGCGACCAGTGGAACAGCGGCGTGGCTGGAGACGAATGGCGTGCCCTGCAGAACGGTGAACAAGGTCTATGAGGGGCGTCCGGACGTCACTGACATGATGAAAGACGATGGCATCCAGCTTGTCTTCAACACAACCGAAGGCGCGCAGGCGGTCGAAGACAGCAAGTCGATCCGCTCCATCGCGCTCTACGACAAGATCCCTTATTTCACGACGGCCGCCGGCGCCTATGCCGCCGCCCTCGCCATTCGCGAACAATCGCAGGGCGATGTCGGTGTCAAAGCGTTACAAGGCTGA